A region of Acidisarcina sp. DNA encodes the following proteins:
- a CDS encoding acyl-CoA carboxylase subunit beta, producing the protein MTDKTPPNPPSPSAPATLENTLPSGLDAASPRARSNASGMLALLGAIRQQEAKIREGGGEKAIASQHSKNRLTARERLALLLDPGTEFFELSLFAAFGMYEEWGGAAAAGVITGLGRVAGRLVMVIANDATVKAGAFFPMTAKKVIRAQTIAMENRIPTLYLVDSAGVFLPLQEDVFPDQDDFGRIFRNNAVMSAMGIPQMTAIMGMCVAGGAYLPVMTDHVLMTEGSGLFLAGPALVQAAIGQKYSAEELGGAAMHAEISGTVDFKEPNDHLCLARLRSLVARLGHGQPAPFDHRSYDPARDAPKYSAEGLYALLDPDPARQNSYDMHEVIARLVDRSKFDEYKPDYGRTVLCGYARIGGYSVGIVANQKQHQPQIAHTGEKRVEFGGVIYAESAEKAARFIMDCNQNLIPLIFLHDVNGFMVGRDAEWSGIIRAGAKMVSAVANSTVPKITVILGGSFGAGNYAMCGKAYDPRFLFAWPTARYAVMSGASAANTLVEVRIKQLERGGKHLTEAEKKQLFESINATYEEQTDCRYAAARLWVDAVIDPAKTREALMLALEAAALNPEVAKFNVGIIQT; encoded by the coding sequence ATGACTGATAAGACACCTCCCAATCCGCCATCTCCCTCTGCGCCGGCGACGCTCGAAAACACGCTACCTTCTGGATTAGACGCAGCCAGCCCCCGTGCGCGCTCAAACGCCAGCGGAATGCTAGCCCTCCTGGGCGCAATTCGCCAGCAGGAAGCAAAAATTCGCGAGGGGGGTGGCGAGAAAGCTATCGCCAGCCAGCATAGTAAAAATCGGCTGACCGCTCGCGAGCGCCTGGCTTTGCTGCTGGATCCCGGCACGGAGTTCTTCGAACTCAGCCTTTTTGCGGCTTTCGGCATGTACGAGGAGTGGGGTGGAGCGGCCGCCGCCGGGGTCATAACCGGGCTGGGGCGCGTTGCCGGACGCCTGGTCATGGTGATCGCCAACGATGCCACGGTCAAGGCGGGAGCCTTCTTCCCCATGACGGCCAAAAAGGTGATTCGCGCCCAGACCATCGCGATGGAGAACCGGATTCCGACGCTCTACCTGGTTGATTCCGCAGGGGTTTTCCTGCCCTTGCAGGAGGATGTCTTCCCCGACCAGGACGACTTCGGACGCATCTTCCGCAACAATGCGGTGATGAGCGCCATGGGGATCCCGCAGATGACCGCCATCATGGGCATGTGCGTGGCCGGGGGCGCGTACCTCCCCGTGATGACCGATCACGTGCTGATGACGGAAGGCAGCGGACTCTTCCTCGCCGGACCTGCACTGGTGCAGGCAGCAATCGGCCAGAAATACTCTGCGGAAGAGCTGGGGGGAGCCGCGATGCATGCGGAGATCTCCGGCACTGTGGACTTCAAGGAGCCGAACGACCATCTCTGCCTCGCCCGCCTGCGGTCGCTGGTAGCCCGGCTTGGACATGGCCAGCCTGCTCCCTTTGACCACCGCAGCTATGACCCCGCGCGCGACGCGCCGAAGTACTCCGCCGAAGGGCTGTATGCGCTGCTCGATCCTGATCCTGCCAGGCAGAATTCCTATGACATGCATGAGGTGATCGCACGGCTGGTCGATCGCTCGAAGTTTGACGAGTACAAGCCCGACTATGGCCGAACGGTTCTCTGCGGATACGCACGCATCGGCGGCTACTCGGTCGGCATTGTGGCCAACCAGAAGCAGCACCAGCCGCAGATTGCGCATACTGGCGAGAAGCGCGTCGAGTTTGGCGGTGTCATCTACGCGGAGAGCGCGGAGAAGGCGGCGCGCTTCATCATGGACTGCAATCAGAACCTGATTCCGCTGATTTTTCTCCACGATGTCAACGGCTTTATGGTGGGGCGCGACGCGGAGTGGAGCGGCATCATCCGTGCCGGGGCCAAGATGGTCTCCGCCGTAGCCAACTCCACGGTGCCGAAGATAACGGTCATCCTCGGCGGCTCCTTCGGCGCGGGAAACTATGCCATGTGCGGCAAGGCATACGATCCGCGCTTCCTCTTCGCGTGGCCGACGGCGCGTTACGCGGTGATGAGCGGAGCTTCCGCGGCAAACACCCTGGTCGAGGTGAGGATCAAGCAGCTGGAGCGCGGCGGCAAGCACCTGACCGAGGCGGAAAAGAAGCAGCTCTTCGAATCCATCAATGCTACCTACGAAGAACAGACCGACTGCCGCTACGCCGCCGCGCGGCTATGGGTAGATGCTGTCATCGATCCTGCAAAGACGCGCGAGGCGCTGATGCTGGCGCTCGAAGCCGCGGCGCTCAACCCCGAGGTTGCAAAGTTCAACGTGGGCATCATCCAGACATGA
- a CDS encoding enoyl-CoA hydratase-related protein, whose amino-acid sequence MEHHRYIQTRQDGGIQTITLNRPEKRNALDEEVIRELTEALEAAAVCRCGVVILTGAGSAFCAGLDLEHLEAMTAKTPEEHRRDSERVAKVLRTLYDFPKPTIAAVNGAAIAGGMGIATVCDFTLSVPEAKFGYTEVRIGFIPAIVSSFLKRQVGEKRTRELLISGRIMKAPEAMELGLVTRIVPDQDLIREAEKLAHVLLRNSPESMIAIKRLLSQHAKETLDREIEEAIEWNSKLRATEDFKEGVRAFLEKRTPVWPSQCK is encoded by the coding sequence ATGGAACACCATCGCTACATCCAAACGCGGCAGGACGGCGGCATACAAACCATTACTTTGAACCGTCCGGAGAAGCGGAATGCGCTGGATGAGGAAGTCATTCGAGAGTTGACAGAGGCGCTCGAGGCCGCGGCGGTATGCCGATGCGGCGTCGTGATCCTGACCGGCGCCGGATCCGCCTTCTGCGCGGGGCTGGATCTGGAGCATCTCGAAGCAATGACCGCCAAGACTCCGGAAGAGCATCGCAGGGATTCCGAGCGCGTAGCCAAGGTGCTGCGTACCCTCTACGATTTCCCCAAGCCGACCATCGCTGCAGTCAATGGCGCGGCGATAGCGGGAGGCATGGGAATTGCGACCGTTTGCGACTTCACGCTGTCCGTTCCCGAGGCAAAGTTTGGCTATACCGAAGTCCGTATCGGCTTCATCCCCGCCATCGTATCCTCCTTCCTGAAGCGGCAGGTGGGAGAGAAGCGCACCCGCGAACTGCTGATCAGCGGCCGCATCATGAAGGCTCCCGAGGCGATGGAGCTTGGACTGGTAACCCGCATCGTGCCGGACCAGGACCTGATCCGGGAGGCAGAGAAATTGGCACACGTATTGTTACGAAATAGTCCGGAATCGATGATCGCAATCAAACGGCTCTTGAGCCAGCATGCGAAAGAAACCCTGGACCGCGAGATCGAAGAAGCGATTGAATGGAACTCAAAGCTGCGCGCCACCGAAGACTTTAAGGAAGGCGTGCGGGCGTTCCTGGAGAAGCGCACACCGGTGTGGCCCAGCCAATGCAAGTAG
- a CDS encoding DHH family phosphoesterase encodes MKVRVLYHDKCFDGACSASLFTRFHRECIRSGDEYEYHGLVHRAGALFQEGDFAGEENAIVDFKYSPSPRITWWFDHHLSAFLTPADHEHFLQGQRDGSYAMRHFYDPDYTSCTNFLADVAKKYFGFDTRPMAEMLKWADIVDGALYESPQAAVEMREPAMKLTLIIESAEDPAFIPRLIPLLTSMPLAEILEQPFVSPLLPPLLERHQEALALIRERAECKDGTIYFDITDHPLEGFNKFIPYYLFPDAVYSIGLSKSSFRTKVAVGSNPWTRVDPTTMVNLASVCERYGGGGHARVGAISFPPDKSELAREAAAEIVAGLRAHNPQHVMLSSR; translated from the coding sequence GTGAAGGTTCGCGTCTTGTATCACGACAAGTGCTTTGATGGAGCCTGTTCGGCTTCCCTCTTCACCCGTTTTCATCGCGAGTGCATTCGTTCCGGCGATGAATATGAATATCACGGCCTGGTCCACCGCGCCGGGGCCTTGTTTCAGGAGGGTGACTTCGCGGGCGAGGAGAACGCCATTGTCGACTTCAAGTATTCGCCATCGCCAAGAATCACCTGGTGGTTCGATCATCATTTGAGCGCTTTTTTGACGCCTGCCGATCACGAGCACTTCCTCCAGGGCCAGCGCGACGGCTCCTATGCCATGCGCCATTTCTACGACCCCGACTACACCTCGTGCACAAATTTTCTGGCGGATGTCGCGAAAAAGTATTTTGGATTCGATACCCGGCCGATGGCGGAGATGCTCAAATGGGCGGACATCGTGGACGGCGCGCTCTATGAGAGTCCCCAGGCTGCCGTTGAAATGCGCGAGCCCGCGATGAAGCTGACGCTCATCATCGAGTCCGCCGAAGATCCGGCCTTCATTCCGCGGCTGATCCCCCTGCTTACCTCGATGCCGCTCGCGGAAATCCTGGAGCAGCCATTCGTGAGCCCGCTGTTGCCGCCGCTGCTGGAGCGCCACCAGGAAGCGCTGGCGCTCATCCGCGAACGCGCCGAGTGCAAGGACGGAACGATTTATTTCGACATCACCGATCACCCGCTGGAGGGTTTCAACAAGTTCATCCCCTACTACCTGTTTCCGGATGCTGTGTATTCCATCGGCTTGTCGAAGTCGAGCTTCCGAACCAAGGTCGCTGTCGGCTCCAATCCGTGGACCAGGGTTGATCCCACGACCATGGTGAACCTGGCCTCGGTGTGCGAGCGCTACGGCGGCGGAGGACATGCACGGGTAGGGGCGATCAGTTTTCCTCCCGATAAGTCGGAGCTTGCCCGTGAAGCTGCCGCGGAGATTGTTGCCGGGTTGCGTGCTCACAACCCTCAGCACGTCATGCTGTCTTCTCGTTGA
- a CDS encoding penicillin acylase family protein — MNEERLRPWLKFFVGLLLLLAVLAVIALPGAAVWLKHAMRDSLPLLDGEEHLAGLQAAVTVRRDVHGVPHLNAASLEDLVEAQGYVTAQDRLWQMDMERRNAAGELSEILGSRTLEHDRVQRLLQMRATAERISAAMPERDRQYFEAYARGVNAYIDTHAQHLPAEFRLLSYKPRPWRTADSIVIGLSMVQTLDEHFYEKLSRERIAAKLPSDLVKDLYPTGSWRDHPPITSEPDLTQPQQEIPNVPLDESQAAVEDLLHLREALGRQSCRACQPGSNEWAISGAHTASGKPLLANDMHLDLGIPNIWYEADLRSGDFHAEGVALPGVPFIVAGHNDHYAWGITALYGDTQDIYVETLNNQDQYQAPDGWHPLEHHQERIAVRGGRTQTLDVRLTNHGPILSPMLAHEQRALALRWVAYDSTSTGFPLFDMDSAKDWTEFRDAASRWWGPTLNLVYADAEGHIGYQAVGRIPIRPNGLSGVPIDDAQHEWAGYVPFEALPSTFDPALGLLATANSRITPDGYAYPLTLSWAAPYRNERIWKWLAGKNGLKREDMITLQTDVYSEVDQEMAQRFAYAIDHATKADDRLKQAADLLRSWDGMMGVDSSPAAIVTAARAAFWPLILEPKLGPEWNIYEWPESSFAQEEIVMHAPPQWLPKGYKDWDDLLTAAVSKGLEETHAPRDLAHWQYGSQHVIDLEHPIYSMIPWVKKWTGTGAQPQSGGYTTVKQVGRTFGPSQRFTMDWSDPDASTENIVMGESGDPLSPYYRDHWSAWYGGTTFALPSSDAAVQAATRHTLRLVP; from the coding sequence ATGAACGAAGAACGGCTCCGGCCCTGGTTGAAATTCTTTGTCGGCTTGTTGCTCCTGCTCGCGGTGCTGGCTGTAATTGCCTTGCCGGGCGCCGCTGTGTGGTTGAAACACGCCATGCGCGATTCGCTTCCACTGCTCGATGGCGAAGAGCATCTGGCCGGTCTGCAGGCCGCTGTAACCGTCCGCCGCGACGTGCACGGAGTTCCGCATCTCAACGCTGCCAGCCTGGAGGATCTTGTTGAGGCTCAAGGCTACGTAACGGCGCAGGACCGCCTGTGGCAGATGGACATGGAGCGGCGAAACGCGGCTGGAGAGCTCTCGGAAATCCTGGGCAGCCGCACGCTGGAGCACGACAGAGTCCAGCGCCTGCTGCAGATGCGCGCCACCGCGGAGCGCATCTCCGCGGCGATGCCCGAGCGCGACCGCCAGTATTTTGAGGCTTATGCCCGCGGCGTCAATGCCTACATCGACACGCATGCGCAACATCTGCCGGCTGAGTTCCGTCTGCTTTCTTACAAGCCCCGCCCCTGGCGCACGGCGGACTCCATCGTGATCGGCCTGAGCATGGTGCAGACACTCGACGAACACTTTTATGAGAAGTTGAGCCGCGAGCGGATCGCGGCAAAGCTGCCCTCCGATCTCGTCAAGGACCTGTATCCTACCGGCTCCTGGCGCGATCATCCGCCCATCACATCCGAGCCGGATCTGACGCAGCCACAGCAGGAAATCCCCAATGTTCCCCTCGACGAGTCGCAGGCGGCGGTAGAGGATCTGCTGCACCTGCGCGAGGCGTTGGGCAGGCAGAGTTGCCGGGCGTGCCAGCCGGGATCGAACGAGTGGGCGATCTCAGGCGCGCACACCGCAAGCGGCAAGCCTCTGCTTGCGAACGATATGCATCTCGATCTCGGCATTCCGAACATCTGGTATGAGGCGGATTTGCGATCGGGAGATTTTCATGCCGAGGGAGTTGCCCTCCCAGGAGTGCCGTTCATCGTCGCCGGCCACAATGATCACTACGCATGGGGAATAACCGCCCTCTACGGCGACACGCAGGATATCTACGTAGAAACGCTTAACAATCAAGACCAATACCAGGCGCCGGATGGATGGCATCCGCTGGAGCACCATCAGGAACGGATCGCGGTGCGTGGCGGCCGCACGCAGACGCTCGATGTGCGCCTCACGAACCATGGGCCAATCCTGAGCCCGATGCTGGCGCATGAGCAGCGCGCGCTTGCTCTGCGCTGGGTTGCCTACGACTCCACCTCCACAGGCTTCCCCCTCTTTGATATGGACTCCGCGAAGGACTGGACGGAGTTTCGTGATGCTGCATCGCGGTGGTGGGGCCCGACGCTGAACCTGGTGTACGCAGACGCGGAGGGCCATATCGGCTATCAGGCGGTTGGCAGAATTCCGATCCGGCCGAATGGACTCAGCGGAGTTCCCATTGACGACGCGCAGCACGAATGGGCGGGCTATGTTCCGTTTGAAGCGCTTCCAAGCACCTTCGATCCTGCGCTCGGCCTGCTGGCAACGGCAAACTCCCGTATCACTCCCGATGGCTACGCATACCCGCTGACACTGAGCTGGGCCGCTCCTTATCGCAATGAGCGCATTTGGAAGTGGCTGGCCGGTAAGAACGGTCTGAAGCGTGAAGATATGATTACGCTGCAGACGGATGTCTATTCCGAAGTCGATCAGGAGATGGCGCAGCGCTTCGCCTACGCGATCGATCATGCGACAAAGGCCGACGATCGCCTGAAGCAGGCGGCAGACCTGCTGCGATCCTGGGATGGCATGATGGGCGTTGACTCGTCCCCAGCCGCCATCGTGACCGCTGCGCGCGCTGCATTCTGGCCATTGATCCTCGAGCCGAAGCTGGGACCGGAGTGGAACATCTACGAATGGCCTGAGAGTTCCTTCGCACAGGAGGAGATCGTCATGCATGCTCCGCCGCAGTGGCTTCCCAAGGGCTACAAGGATTGGGACGACCTGCTGACCGCGGCCGTGAGCAAGGGTCTGGAGGAGACGCATGCCCCACGAGATCTGGCCCATTGGCAATATGGCTCGCAGCATGTCATCGATCTGGAACACCCCATCTACAGCATGATCCCATGGGTTAAGAAGTGGACGGGAACGGGAGCGCAGCCGCAGAGCGGAGGCTACACCACGGTGAAGCAGGTAGGCCGCACCTTTGGGCCGTCGCAACGCTTCACCATGGACTGGAGCGACCCGGATGCATCGACGGAAAATATCGTCATGGGAGAGTCGGGCGATCCTCTCAGCCCGTACTATCGCGATCATTGGAGCGCCTGGTATGGCGGCACAACCTTCGCGCTTCCCTCTTCCGATGCGGCGGTGCAGGCCGCGACCCGGCATACGCTGCGGCTGGTTCCATAA
- a CDS encoding 6-pyruvoyl-tetrahydropterin synthase-related protein, translated as MLATPELIRGERNAGLRRQDLPGIGWIFLCALAAVLPLVVRGNSFGHDFDFHLLSWMETAKQWHEGVVYPHWLAGANYGAGEPRFLFYPPASWMLGALLGTLTNWAAAPILFVFVSLFLSGISLYCLARDWMPRSAATVAACIYAVNPYALFNAYERSAYGELLAGVWMPLILLYALRRRGSNPGSRRGCRRGCRRGCMVPLALVVAAVWLTNAPAAVMACYTLAGVAVALAIAEREPWTLLRLGLGGGLGMGIASFYLIPAAYERRWVEIARAIGPDMRVEDSFLFARAGEAFHVAVLRTASILAVTLMAATLIALAILWRRRNRAALAPDLRRWLIGSLLISAAIFFLLLPWSEPIWRFAPEIRFLQFPWRWLLLQSAVMAFVSGLAVWTLLARRSSAFWVRLAAVACLAILVAAEMTAFYQPEDEDDTLAHQIATFRSGAGVEGTDEYTPRNADNSAIQKNLPRLRLLASPDAEVLDSKVEESEVESNPVYTPQAPHLDGKIQVDRWQSQHKLIRVTMKTPGFAVLRLMDYPGWRVLVNASSQTARPRRRDGLLVVPLPAGASRIEVLWQSTPDETWGKAVTFLALLLLIPIAMAERLDDMDSSAANEE; from the coding sequence ATGCTCGCGACTCCAGAGCTTATCCGCGGCGAACGGAACGCGGGCCTGCGGCGGCAGGATCTGCCTGGGATCGGCTGGATCTTTCTGTGTGCTCTCGCTGCTGTTCTCCCATTAGTGGTGCGGGGAAACTCCTTCGGTCACGACTTCGACTTCCACCTGCTCTCGTGGATGGAGACAGCGAAGCAGTGGCATGAGGGCGTTGTCTACCCGCACTGGCTGGCAGGCGCAAACTATGGCGCGGGAGAGCCGCGATTTCTCTTCTACCCCCCCGCCTCATGGATGCTGGGTGCTCTGCTGGGGACACTGACGAACTGGGCAGCGGCGCCCATCCTCTTCGTCTTCGTCTCCCTTTTTCTCTCCGGGATCAGCCTCTACTGCCTGGCCCGCGACTGGATGCCGCGCAGCGCGGCAACAGTGGCAGCCTGCATCTATGCGGTCAACCCCTATGCGCTCTTCAACGCCTATGAGCGCTCGGCCTATGGCGAGTTGCTGGCCGGTGTGTGGATGCCTCTGATCCTGCTCTACGCGCTGCGCCGTCGTGGCTCCAATCCTGGCTCGCGTCGCGGTTGCCGCCGTGGCTGCCGTCGTGGCTGCATGGTTCCGCTGGCTCTCGTGGTTGCCGCCGTCTGGCTTACGAATGCTCCCGCCGCCGTGATGGCCTGTTATACGCTGGCAGGCGTGGCAGTGGCCCTTGCGATTGCAGAACGGGAGCCGTGGACGCTGCTCCGGCTTGGGTTGGGCGGCGGCCTTGGTATGGGGATCGCTTCCTTCTATCTCATCCCCGCGGCATATGAGCGCCGATGGGTGGAAATTGCGCGAGCCATCGGTCCGGACATGCGGGTTGAGGACAGCTTCCTCTTCGCCCGGGCCGGTGAGGCCTTTCATGTAGCCGTGTTGCGAACAGCATCGATCCTTGCCGTTACGCTGATGGCAGCTACCCTGATTGCGCTCGCCATCCTTTGGCGCAGAAGGAACCGGGCCGCTCTTGCCCCTGACCTGCGCCGGTGGCTGATTGGATCGCTGCTGATTAGCGCCGCAATATTCTTCCTCCTGCTGCCGTGGAGCGAACCCATCTGGCGTTTCGCGCCTGAGATCCGGTTCCTGCAGTTCCCCTGGCGCTGGCTTCTGTTGCAAAGCGCGGTGATGGCGTTTGTCTCGGGCCTTGCGGTATGGACCCTCCTTGCGCGCCGCTCCTCTGCTTTCTGGGTCAGGCTGGCGGCGGTAGCGTGTCTCGCGATCCTTGTCGCGGCGGAGATGACGGCCTTCTACCAACCGGAGGATGAGGACGATACACTGGCGCACCAGATCGCGACCTTCCGCTCTGGAGCGGGAGTCGAAGGCACGGACGAGTACACGCCCAGGAACGCGGACAACTCCGCCATCCAGAAGAACCTGCCTCGGCTGCGCCTGCTCGCCTCTCCCGACGCCGAAGTCCTAGATAGCAAAGTTGAGGAGAGCGAAGTCGAGAGCAACCCTGTCTATACACCGCAGGCTCCGCATCTCGACGGCAAGATCCAGGTGGATCGCTGGCAGTCGCAGCACAAGCTCATCCGCGTCACGATGAAAACTCCAGGATTCGCCGTGTTGCGGCTTATGGATTATCCCGGTTGGAGGGTTCTCGTCAACGCCAGTTCGCAAACCGCCCGTCCTCGGCGCAGAGACGGGCTGCTGGTGGTGCCGCTGCCTGCCGGGGCCTCACGAATCGAGGTGCTTTGGCAATCCACCCCCGACGAGACATGGGGCAAAGCGGTCACTTTTTTGGCTTTGCTCTTGCTGATTCCCATCGCCATGGCCGAACGGTTGGACGACATGGATAGTTCGGCAGCAAACGAAGAATAG
- a CDS encoding farnesyl diphosphate synthase: MIEEMHANVREILESGAELTDRALERLMPPAEQAPSSIHRAMRHSVFAGGKRLRPILCMQAAMTVAGHGSLPEGIEDLGSALEMLHTYSLIHDDLPALDNDDLRRGKPTCHVVFGEAIAILAGDALQTQAYEVLAGLKCPAPAAIEIVRQVAQATGTVEGMIGGQVLDLEGEHHKPTAEMVDAIHRAKTGALIRVSMATGAIYAGGSADDVRRLQEFGRKAGLAFQIADDVLDMTQDSEQLGKTAGKDLASEKMTWPAVYGIEKSRQDAESLITEAFQELTPYGERADGLKAVARYLVERTH; this comes from the coding sequence ATGATTGAAGAAATGCACGCCAACGTCAGGGAAATACTCGAATCTGGCGCGGAACTCACAGACCGCGCGCTGGAGAGGTTGATGCCTCCGGCTGAGCAGGCTCCATCCTCCATCCACCGGGCCATGCGCCACAGCGTCTTCGCCGGCGGCAAGCGGCTGCGGCCGATTCTATGCATGCAGGCGGCGATGACCGTCGCCGGCCACGGCAGTTTGCCCGAGGGCATTGAAGATCTCGGTTCTGCGCTGGAGATGCTGCATACCTATTCGCTCATCCACGACGACCTGCCTGCACTCGACAACGACGATCTGCGGCGCGGCAAGCCTACCTGCCATGTCGTGTTTGGAGAAGCGATTGCGATTCTTGCCGGAGACGCGCTGCAAACACAGGCCTATGAGGTTCTCGCCGGCCTGAAGTGCCCGGCCCCGGCAGCCATCGAGATTGTGCGTCAGGTTGCGCAGGCAACCGGCACGGTAGAAGGCATGATCGGCGGCCAGGTGCTGGATCTCGAAGGCGAACACCACAAGCCGACGGCAGAGATGGTCGATGCCATCCATCGTGCAAAGACAGGCGCGCTGATTCGCGTCAGCATGGCGACAGGCGCTATCTATGCCGGGGGCAGCGCAGACGATGTGCGGCGGTTGCAGGAGTTTGGACGCAAGGCCGGCCTCGCCTTCCAGATAGCCGATGACGTGCTCGACATGACACAGGATTCAGAGCAGTTGGGCAAGACCGCGGGCAAGGATCTGGCTAGCGAGAAGATGACGTGGCCCGCAGTCTACGGAATCGAAAAATCGCGGCAGGATGCGGAGAGTCTGATTACGGAAGCCTTTCAGGAATTGACCCCTTACGGCGAGCGCGCCGACGGGTTGAAAGCGGTCGCACGGTATCTGGTAGAGCGGACGCACTGA
- a CDS encoding metal-sulfur cluster assembly factor has product MALTEQDVLTALKDCYDPEVPVNIVDLGLVYGVTLQPDADSTPAFPRQHVAVEMTLTTPHCPAHSMMVEQIRNRLAGIPEISQAKVNLVWQPAWGPERITPEGRKALGFE; this is encoded by the coding sequence ATGGCATTGACTGAGCAGGATGTACTTACAGCGTTGAAGGATTGCTACGATCCCGAGGTGCCGGTGAACATTGTCGATCTTGGCCTGGTCTATGGCGTCACGCTGCAGCCGGATGCCGACTCAACTCCCGCCTTTCCGCGCCAGCATGTCGCCGTTGAGATGACTCTGACAACGCCGCATTGCCCCGCCCACTCGATGATGGTTGAGCAGATTCGCAATCGTCTTGCCGGCATCCCGGAAATCAGCCAGGCCAAGGTAAACCTGGTCTGGCAGCCAGCCTGGGGCCCGGAGCGAATTACGCCAGAGGGCCGGAAAGCACTGGGCTTCGAGTAG
- the bshC gene encoding bacillithiol biosynthesis cysteine-adding enzyme BshC has protein sequence MALQTECYPISILPHPSHIFREYCERTEPLSPFFPASPRSHSWMRASSTISSAARASLADLLTSQNTHPQNTHPKALANIERIRQGASVVVTGQQVGLFGGPLYTLLKAATAIRKAQDATAAGLPHVPVFWLATEDHDFAEVNHVTLPSRRSLETLTYQGAHVANAPVGGILFGEQIRSLVDQAEALLGYGPVVDQLRTSYQPGRSFAQAFGEWIAAVFAHQGLVVMDASLRPYHALGERVLRHAIEHPVELRDALMERDRLLTASGYHSQVLVTAQSSLLFLIDGTTGARQALKTLSDGQWQAGRQNYSSQDLLAILDSEPERLSPNALLRPVFQDAILPTSAYIGGPAEIAYFAQSQVLYERILGHTTQILPRLSATLVEPQIAEVLRRHDLSLDDILQSTADDIAQRLGARSMSVEGKRKLASAGNALDAELTSLTQYMSALDAGLGRSAEVAASKMRYQMNRLRRLAANYQLQKEASLARHAEALILALFPDRHPQERLIGAPYFPARYGESLMDLLVQEAGQECPGHKVIFL, from the coding sequence TTGGCTTTGCAAACTGAGTGTTATCCCATCTCGATTCTGCCGCACCCGAGCCATATCTTTCGGGAGTATTGCGAGCGCACGGAGCCGCTGTCACCTTTCTTTCCCGCCAGCCCGCGGTCCCATTCCTGGATGCGCGCGTCCTCGACAATCAGCTCCGCTGCACGGGCGTCCCTCGCGGATCTGCTGACGTCGCAGAATACGCATCCGCAGAATACGCATCCTAAGGCACTTGCGAATATCGAGCGCATCCGGCAGGGCGCCAGTGTTGTCGTCACCGGACAACAGGTTGGTCTCTTCGGTGGTCCGCTCTACACCCTGCTGAAAGCTGCAACGGCAATCCGCAAGGCGCAGGACGCCACCGCCGCCGGGTTGCCGCACGTACCTGTCTTCTGGCTGGCCACCGAGGATCACGATTTCGCCGAGGTAAACCACGTCACGCTGCCCTCCCGCCGCTCGCTGGAGACGCTTACCTACCAGGGTGCGCATGTGGCGAATGCTCCGGTTGGCGGAATTCTTTTTGGCGAACAGATTCGCTCGCTCGTGGATCAGGCGGAAGCCCTGCTTGGCTACGGGCCGGTGGTGGATCAGCTCCGCACAAGCTACCAGCCCGGACGCAGCTTTGCACAGGCCTTTGGCGAATGGATCGCGGCGGTTTTTGCGCATCAGGGACTGGTAGTGATGGATGCCTCTCTGCGTCCCTATCACGCGCTGGGCGAGCGGGTGCTTCGACATGCGATTGAACATCCTGTCGAGCTGCGCGATGCATTGATGGAGCGCGACCGCCTCCTCACTGCATCGGGATATCACTCCCAAGTCCTGGTCACTGCGCAATCGAGTCTTCTGTTCTTGATCGATGGCACCACCGGAGCCCGTCAGGCGCTGAAGACCTTGAGCGACGGCCAATGGCAGGCTGGCCGGCAGAATTATTCGTCGCAAGACCTGCTCGCCATCCTCGACAGTGAGCCTGAGCGTCTCAGCCCCAATGCACTGCTCCGCCCGGTTTTTCAGGACGCCATTCTGCCCACATCCGCGTACATCGGTGGGCCGGCGGAGATTGCCTACTTCGCGCAATCCCAGGTTCTTTATGAGCGGATCCTTGGCCACACCACGCAGATTCTGCCACGGCTTTCCGCGACGCTGGTTGAGCCGCAGATTGCCGAGGTCCTGCGCCGTCACGATCTTTCGCTCGACGACATTCTGCAATCCACCGCCGACGATATCGCGCAGAGGCTTGGCGCACGGTCCATGTCCGTGGAAGGGAAGCGCAAGCTGGCCTCCGCGGGAAATGCGCTCGATGCGGAGCTGACCTCCCTGACGCAATACATGAGCGCCCTCGATGCGGGACTGGGCCGATCCGCGGAGGTCGCGGCATCGAAAATGCGTTACCAGATGAACCGGCTTCGAAGGCTGGCCGCAAACTACCAATTGCAAAAGGAAGCAAGCCTGGCACGTCACGCGGAGGCATTGATTCTCGCCCTCTTTCCGGATCGCCATCCGCAGGAGCGGTTGATTGGCGCGCCTTATTTCCCCGCTCGCTATGGCGAGAGCCTGATGGATCTGCTGGTTCAGGAGGCGGGGCAGGAGTGTCCCGGGCACAAGGTAATTTTTCTTTAG